A region from the Leptospira venezuelensis genome encodes:
- a CDS encoding LLM class flavin-dependent oxidoreductase has product MIRLSVLDQSPIRKGGTASQAVQETIELAKLTDRLGYHRYWVSEHHNILGLAGSSPEVLISHLAGETKGIRMGSGGIMLPNHSSLKVAENFRMLETLFPGRIDLGLGRAPGGDRLTAAILNPSNSFVQNDFIQQLMDLRDFLTDNAEPDSIQEKVKAIPVAETCPELWILTSSGESALIAAHFGMALSFAQFINPTGGYASIRAYKERFQPSESLKIPHASVGIFVLCADTKEKAEELQAVMDRQLLNIEKGISEGILSYEEIKPYVYSDMERVRLLHNRGRMIAGTPDTVKKRILDLTAEYGIDEVVVSTITFDFKDRVRSYELLAEAFELENRL; this is encoded by the coding sequence ATGATCCGATTAAGTGTTTTAGATCAGTCTCCAATTCGTAAAGGTGGGACCGCATCCCAAGCGGTCCAAGAGACGATCGAACTTGCGAAACTTACTGATAGGTTGGGTTATCACAGATATTGGGTTTCAGAACATCATAATATTTTGGGACTAGCTGGATCTTCTCCTGAGGTTTTGATCTCTCATCTTGCTGGCGAAACGAAAGGAATTCGTATGGGTTCCGGCGGCATCATGCTTCCGAATCATAGCTCTCTCAAGGTGGCCGAAAATTTCAGGATGCTTGAGACTTTGTTTCCTGGACGAATAGATCTTGGGCTTGGCAGGGCTCCAGGAGGGGATCGACTAACAGCTGCTATATTAAATCCTTCTAACAGTTTTGTCCAAAATGATTTTATCCAACAATTGATGGATTTAAGGGATTTTTTGACGGACAATGCAGAACCTGATTCCATTCAGGAAAAGGTAAAGGCGATTCCCGTTGCAGAGACTTGTCCTGAACTTTGGATCTTAACTTCCAGCGGGGAAAGTGCTTTGATAGCGGCTCATTTTGGAATGGCTCTATCTTTTGCTCAATTTATCAATCCTACCGGAGGATATGCAAGTATCCGGGCCTACAAAGAAAGATTCCAACCTTCAGAATCATTAAAAATTCCACATGCAAGCGTTGGCATATTCGTATTATGCGCGGATACAAAAGAGAAGGCGGAAGAACTACAGGCTGTAATGGATAGGCAACTTTTAAATATTGAAAAAGGAATTAGCGAGGGTATACTTTCATACGAAGAAATTAAACCGTATGTGTATTCGGATATGGAAAGAGTCAGGCTATTGCATAATCGAGGAAGAATGATTGCGGGAACTCCCGATACAGTTAAAAAAAGAATTTTAGATCTGACTGCCGAATATGGGATTGATGAAGTAGTGGTTTCTACGATCACTTTTGATTTTAAAGACAGAGTTCGTTCTTACGAACTTTTGGCAGAAGCTTTCGAATTGGAAAATAGATTATAA
- a CDS encoding acetyl-CoA C-acetyltransferase has translation MEEAVLLDGIRTPFGNFGGTLKDVSAVDLGVLVSKSLLERTGVNPSDIGESIFGNVVPTGKEAIYLARHIGLKTGLPITVPALTLNRLCGSGMEAIIQAAKKIYLGESEAVLAGGSESMSNAPYVVRNARWGVKYGSSEFEDSLEQGLTDQYVGLIMGATAENLADQYKISRAEQDEWAGISQTRAEKATVEGRLKEEILPVTVGGKKPVTLEKDEFIKGAASIEKLSGLRPAFREGGTVTAGNASGLNDGAAATIITSSSYAKKIGKKPLAIIRGYGHAGCDPAKMGIGPALAIPIALKKAGLKLSDMSLVEVNEAFAAQYLAVQKELGLNPEITNVNGGAVAIGHPLGASGARVTITLAYELRRRKAKYGVASLCIGGGQGIAIILENPEA, from the coding sequence ATGGAAGAAGCAGTATTGTTGGACGGGATCCGCACCCCTTTCGGAAATTTCGGCGGAACATTAAAAGATGTAAGCGCAGTTGATTTAGGAGTATTAGTTTCTAAATCCCTGTTAGAAAGAACAGGAGTCAATCCATCCGATATAGGCGAGTCTATTTTCGGAAACGTAGTCCCTACTGGTAAAGAAGCTATCTATTTAGCCAGACATATAGGACTCAAAACCGGTTTACCGATCACAGTTCCTGCTTTGACCCTGAACAGACTTTGCGGCTCCGGAATGGAAGCAATCATCCAAGCAGCTAAAAAAATCTATTTGGGAGAATCAGAAGCGGTTCTTGCAGGCGGATCCGAATCCATGAGCAATGCGCCTTATGTTGTGCGTAACGCAAGATGGGGAGTTAAATACGGTTCCTCAGAATTCGAAGATTCATTAGAGCAAGGATTAACTGACCAATATGTTGGGCTCATCATGGGTGCCACTGCAGAAAATCTTGCAGACCAATACAAGATCAGCAGAGCTGAGCAAGACGAATGGGCCGGCATTTCTCAAACCAGAGCGGAAAAAGCAACGGTAGAGGGTAGACTGAAAGAAGAGATCCTTCCTGTAACTGTTGGCGGAAAAAAACCGGTTACATTAGAAAAAGATGAATTTATCAAAGGTGCCGCTTCTATCGAAAAACTTTCAGGACTAAGACCTGCATTTAGAGAAGGTGGAACAGTTACCGCAGGAAACGCATCTGGTCTGAATGACGGAGCTGCTGCTACTATTATTACTTCCTCTTCTTATGCTAAGAAGATTGGTAAAAAACCTTTAGCGATCATTAGAGGATATGGACATGCAGGATGTGATCCTGCAAAAATGGGAATTGGACCTGCGTTAGCAATCCCAATCGCTCTTAAAAAAGCGGGCCTAAAACTTTCCGACATGAGCCTTGTAGAAGTAAACGAAGCGTTTGCAGCTCAGTATCTTGCAGTTCAAAAAGAATTAGGCTTAAATCCTGAAATCACAAATGTAAATGGTGGAGCAGTTGCAATCGGACATCCGCTCGGAGCAAGTGGCGCAAGAGTAACCATCACTTTAGCTTACGAACTTAGAAGAAGAAAGGCAAAATACGGAGTCGCTTCTCTTTGTATCGGTGGTGGTCAAGGGATCGCTATTATTCTGGAAAACCCGGAAGCATAA
- a CDS encoding amidohydrolase family protein — protein MAPQIRKISGKFQNSKGSFIGTVELDPKTGLILSIQKDKVLQSSNAEELAFDPEKIVIFSGFGDIHVHAREDESGKHKYKEDFLSAGNAAINGGVIHIADMPNNPIPPTDDITYSKKRELADHSPVRITLYAGIGPHTKPLKAHVPYKAFMGPSIGELFFYSNEQLEETIRHYKGCNVSFHCEDPEILEKSQNETYHEDRRPAIAETLATDFALYLIEKYELVGKLCHYSTEEGLKKIIDARKRGVKVKCEVTPTHLYFDRTMLTDENRHWFQMNPPLRGPEDKHALLQGVKEGWIDYLATDHAPHSIEEKLKGTSGISQLDTYSLFVTWLYKTAGISLEKIAEICAENPGDFVAEFLPKEYGKGFGKIEEGYCGSFTVIDFETPTTFKKEDIKSKSGWSPFEGVTFPGSITSVIHLGKKVK, from the coding sequence ATGGCTCCTCAAATCCGAAAAATTTCGGGAAAATTCCAAAACTCCAAAGGTTCTTTTATAGGCACAGTGGAGTTGGATCCGAAAACAGGCCTCATACTCTCCATCCAGAAAGATAAAGTATTACAATCTTCTAATGCAGAAGAATTGGCATTTGATCCTGAAAAGATTGTGATCTTTTCAGGATTCGGTGATATTCATGTTCACGCAAGAGAAGACGAATCCGGAAAACATAAATACAAAGAAGATTTTTTATCCGCTGGAAATGCAGCGATCAATGGAGGAGTCATCCATATCGCGGACATGCCCAATAATCCGATCCCGCCTACTGACGATATTACTTATTCTAAAAAGAGGGAACTCGCAGATCATTCGCCTGTTCGGATCACTTTATATGCGGGTATTGGTCCTCATACAAAACCTCTAAAGGCTCATGTCCCATATAAAGCCTTCATGGGTCCTTCTATCGGGGAATTATTCTTTTATTCTAATGAGCAGTTAGAAGAGACAATTCGGCATTATAAAGGGTGTAACGTTAGCTTTCATTGTGAAGACCCTGAAATTTTAGAAAAGAGCCAAAACGAAACATATCATGAGGATAGAAGGCCCGCTATTGCTGAAACTTTGGCTACCGACTTTGCTTTGTATTTGATCGAAAAATATGAACTAGTCGGAAAGTTATGCCATTATTCTACGGAAGAAGGCCTTAAGAAAATCATTGATGCTCGAAAGAGGGGAGTCAAAGTGAAATGTGAAGTAACTCCTACTCATTTATATTTTGATAGAACTATGCTTACGGATGAGAACCGTCATTGGTTTCAAATGAATCCTCCTTTAAGAGGACCAGAAGATAAACATGCTTTGCTCCAAGGTGTCAAAGAAGGTTGGATTGACTACTTAGCGACTGATCATGCTCCTCATTCGATAGAAGAAAAGCTCAAAGGTACATCAGGTATTTCTCAACTGGATACTTATTCTTTATTTGTAACCTGGTTGTATAAGACAGCGGGAATCTCTTTGGAAAAAATTGCAGAGATCTGTGCTGAGAATCCTGGAGATTTTGTAGCAGAGTTTTTGCCCAAGGAATACGGAAAAGGATTCGGAAAGATAGAAGAAGGATACTGCGGCAGTTTTACGGTTATAGATTTTGAAACTCCAACTACATTCAAAAAAGAAGATATAAAAAGTAAGAGTGGCTGGTCTCCTTTCGAAGGTGTGACTTTTCCTGGAAGTATTACTTCTGTCATTCACCTCGGAAAAAAGGTAAAGTAG
- a CDS encoding TetR/AcrR family transcriptional regulator codes for MTAVAAPRPRRRTRNSLNKESIVQAALDILNEEGIDGLSMRRIAEKLDCSVASPYSHFKSQQDIIKIIISQGEAQLTETLRASRLNGKNAYEKLTLIARAYYDFSGNNQELHKVMFNTVHGHMHRKAFPKLPTSYRVFLETIRAGVRSGEFKIKEEDYPSLARTMYSWMYGIIVLDMTGMLKKRGIGDPLDEGFLFFRKILLDKE; via the coding sequence ATGACTGCAGTAGCTGCTCCGCGTCCTAGAAGACGCACTAGAAATAGTTTAAATAAAGAATCCATCGTCCAAGCGGCATTGGATATCTTGAACGAAGAAGGAATTGATGGGCTTTCCATGAGAAGGATCGCCGAGAAACTGGATTGCAGCGTTGCAAGTCCTTATTCTCACTTCAAAAGCCAGCAAGATATTATCAAAATTATCATTTCTCAGGGAGAAGCACAGTTAACCGAAACTTTAAGAGCTTCCAGACTCAATGGTAAAAACGCTTACGAAAAATTAACCCTCATCGCAAGGGCATATTACGATTTTTCGGGGAACAACCAAGAGCTTCATAAGGTAATGTTCAACACGGTTCATGGGCATATGCATCGAAAAGCGTTCCCTAAACTCCCAACCAGTTACCGAGTATTTTTGGAAACTATCCGAGCGGGCGTTAGATCGGGAGAGTTCAAGATTAAGGAAGAAGACTATCCTTCTCTCGCAAGAACAATGTATTCCTGGATGTATGGGATCATTGTTTTGGACATGACTGGAATGTTGAAAAAAAGAGGGATAGGCGATCCTCTAGACGAAGGCTTTCTATTTTTCCGTAAAATTCTTTTAGACAAAGAATGA
- a CDS encoding methylated-DNA--[protein]-cysteine S-methyltransferase, with amino-acid sequence MILSKEIESPLGILLAGAVEEGICLLEFAEKERLELQLTRLKKVFGEDIQPGENKFFHQLEEELQEYFEGKRKNFDVPLVILGTDFQKKAWEALHSVLYGKTNSYEAQAIRIGDKNAVRAVAKANGENRIAILIPCHRIVGKSGDLTGYGGGLWRKKFLLELEQKFSDSPTLPFFRGE; translated from the coding sequence ATGATCCTCAGTAAAGAAATCGAATCCCCTTTAGGAATACTTCTCGCGGGTGCCGTAGAAGAAGGTATCTGCCTTTTGGAATTCGCCGAAAAAGAGCGGTTGGAGCTACAACTTACTCGGCTCAAAAAAGTTTTCGGCGAGGATATCCAACCGGGAGAAAATAAGTTTTTCCATCAGTTAGAAGAAGAGCTTCAGGAATATTTCGAAGGCAAAAGAAAGAACTTCGATGTTCCTCTAGTAATCTTAGGCACTGACTTCCAAAAGAAAGCTTGGGAAGCTCTACATTCAGTCCTGTATGGAAAGACAAATTCTTACGAGGCTCAGGCGATCCGGATTGGAGATAAAAACGCAGTCCGAGCAGTAGCAAAAGCAAATGGAGAAAATCGAATCGCAATCCTGATCCCATGCCATAGAATCGTAGGCAAAAGCGGAGATCTCACAGGATATGGTGGTGGTCTTTGGAGAAAAAAATTCCTGTTGGAGTTAGAGCAAAAATTTTCTGATTCCCCTACTTTACCTTTTTTCCGAGGTGAATGA
- a CDS encoding alpha/beta fold hydrolase, whose translation MKKKYLLSIAVIVLIVLTALPFVRSNEKIELNESIHSGVSGQFAKLPLGWTHYELSGPEKGNLVVLVHGFSTPYFIWDPVQKSLTDAGYRVLRFDLYGRGYSDRPDAVYNLDLFTTQIFDLLNFLHVNASFDIMGLSMGGPIVAHYVSKHPDQIKKVVLVDPLTAKTNTFPLTVPLIGEYLNSVVYIPSLPKGISADFVDPSKVPNGWVEKYETQLSFIGFERAILSTIRNIISLEPKSEFEKLALTKKQVLVFWGDQDHTTPLEKGKYVKELLNAEFVLVKDAGHLPHIEKPDIVLPAISKFLSK comes from the coding sequence ATGAAAAAGAAATATCTCCTCTCCATAGCGGTAATCGTACTCATCGTACTTACCGCGTTACCGTTTGTACGTTCGAACGAAAAAATCGAATTAAACGAATCAATCCATTCCGGAGTTTCCGGACAATTTGCGAAACTTCCTTTGGGTTGGACTCATTATGAATTGTCCGGACCTGAAAAGGGAAATCTTGTAGTTTTAGTTCATGGATTTTCCACTCCTTATTTTATTTGGGATCCTGTTCAAAAATCACTTACGGATGCAGGTTATAGAGTTTTACGTTTTGATCTTTATGGTAGAGGATACTCCGACAGACCGGATGCAGTCTATAATCTAGACCTGTTCACCACTCAGATTTTCGATCTATTAAACTTTCTGCATGTAAATGCATCTTTTGATATAATGGGACTTTCTATGGGAGGACCTATAGTTGCCCATTATGTTTCTAAACATCCGGATCAAATTAAGAAAGTTGTTTTAGTCGACCCGCTCACCGCAAAAACGAATACTTTCCCTCTTACTGTTCCTTTGATTGGAGAGTATTTAAACTCTGTGGTTTATATTCCTTCCTTACCTAAGGGGATCTCTGCTGACTTTGTGGATCCTTCTAAAGTTCCAAACGGTTGGGTGGAGAAATATGAGACTCAATTAAGCTTCATAGGTTTCGAAAGAGCCATTCTCTCCACGATCCGAAATATCATTTCTTTAGAACCTAAGTCTGAATTTGAAAAGTTAGCCTTAACTAAAAAGCAAGTATTGGTTTTTTGGGGAGATCAGGACCACACAACTCCTTTAGAAAAAGGAAAATATGTGAAAGAACTTCTGAACGCAGAATTTGTTTTGGTAAAAGATGCTGGGCATCTACCTCATATAGAAAAGCCGGATATAGTTCTTCCGGCTATCTCAAAGTTTTTATCTAAGTAG
- a CDS encoding SDR family NAD(P)-dependent oxidoreductase, whose product MDTQLKDKIALVTGSTAGIGLAIATGLAAEGAQVIINGRTKARVDEAISTIQKKIPNANLLGVEADFSNKEEVNKIASKFPNVDILVNNVGIFEPKDFIDIPDEDWIRFFEVNVLSGVRLSKAYLPSMLKKNWGRILFISSESGIQIPNEMIHYGVTKSAQISLGRGIAELTKGTNVTVNSILPGPTRSEGVEGFLEDLAKQQNVSTTTVEKEFFKNARPTSLLQRFATVEEVANLAVYLSSPLSSATNGAALRVDGGVVKSAF is encoded by the coding sequence ATGGATACCCAACTCAAAGATAAAATCGCATTAGTTACAGGATCAACCGCAGGAATTGGACTCGCAATCGCTACAGGCCTTGCTGCAGAAGGGGCACAGGTCATTATAAACGGAAGGACCAAGGCCAGGGTAGATGAAGCAATCTCTACCATTCAGAAAAAAATACCCAACGCAAATCTTCTCGGCGTAGAAGCAGATTTTTCCAATAAAGAAGAAGTAAACAAAATTGCATCAAAGTTTCCTAATGTAGATATTCTTGTGAATAATGTTGGAATTTTCGAACCAAAAGATTTTATAGATATTCCAGATGAAGATTGGATCCGATTTTTCGAAGTGAATGTTCTGAGTGGGGTTAGACTTTCTAAAGCATATTTACCTTCTATGCTTAAAAAGAATTGGGGAAGGATCTTGTTTATTTCAAGCGAGTCGGGAATACAGATCCCGAATGAAATGATCCATTATGGAGTTACAAAAAGTGCTCAGATCTCTTTAGGCAGGGGAATTGCAGAACTCACAAAAGGAACTAATGTGACTGTAAATTCTATTCTACCCGGACCCACTCGTTCAGAAGGTGTAGAAGGATTTTTAGAAGATCTTGCAAAACAACAAAACGTGTCCACAACAACTGTAGAAAAAGAATTTTTCAAAAATGCAAGACCAACTTCTCTTTTGCAAAGATTCGCAACGGTGGAAGAAGTCGCAAATCTTGCTGTTTATCTTTCTTCTCCACTTTCCTCTGCAACGAATGGTGCTGCACTTAGAGTGGATGGAGGAGTGGTTAAGTCCGCATTCTAG
- a CDS encoding neutral/alkaline non-lysosomal ceramidase N-terminal domain-containing protein has translation MKKFRLAIILPFLFLFFSGSVFSGTAKPQIKDFNFEAGMSKVDITGPPTGIMFWGYAQEGQKGEGIHLRQFARALVIKDPKTGKVLAYVTAELGGVPHEVQRDVVARLKKEVDPNFNLANVLLNASHTHSAPAGFFHYIQNSIYTTKFFPEYYSVITNGIYQAIKEAYSKKEIAQLLIGTAIVEGAGVNRSLVAYQANPKAERDKYNSDTDKTMIQISVNTRRGVIGIVNWFGVHTTSMTFDNHLVSTDNKGYASYLSESEAAKRGQKDFIAIFAQANEGDVTPNLNLNNTGPGKDMFESTKIIGERQYLASSKILNDDNLRVLPSGLNYTQSFIDMPNSIVRKEFSETGKDERTCLSAYGYALAAGSTEEGGGHWLFHEGMRDEDRKFYIDWLAARLLQAPSDELRVCQKPKAILFPMGETKPDPSLSQILPLGLATIGDFALIVSPNEVTTMSSRRMKETVKKVLGSKIKDIALSGLTNDFAGYITTKEEYSTQQYEGGHTLHGPFSLDLFRQEYDRLANDLLQNKTSVQGPFPKDLSSTVIGTDIPHRDKISSFEPKIKTPNENIAKKGESVSCEVSSINPNISYPKQKSYFDVEKKEGDKWVTTYTDSSWATKFYYKKSFLPLFDDKIRLVWETDKNEAPGVYRLKHSSFYINKEGKEVPYSIDCPEFELK, from the coding sequence ATGAAGAAATTCCGTTTAGCGATTATTCTTCCTTTCTTATTTTTGTTTTTTTCCGGATCTGTATTTTCTGGAACTGCCAAACCTCAGATTAAAGATTTTAATTTCGAGGCAGGAATGTCCAAGGTGGATATCACAGGACCTCCTACAGGGATCATGTTTTGGGGTTATGCACAAGAAGGTCAAAAAGGAGAAGGTATACATCTCCGACAATTCGCAAGAGCGTTGGTCATCAAAGATCCTAAAACAGGGAAAGTATTGGCTTATGTAACTGCGGAATTAGGTGGAGTTCCTCATGAGGTGCAAAGAGATGTAGTGGCCAGATTGAAGAAGGAAGTAGATCCTAATTTTAATTTAGCGAACGTTCTTTTAAACGCTTCTCATACTCATAGCGCTCCTGCAGGATTTTTCCACTATATTCAAAATTCAATATATACCACTAAGTTTTTTCCCGAATATTATTCGGTAATCACAAACGGTATTTATCAGGCGATCAAAGAAGCTTATTCCAAAAAAGAAATAGCTCAGCTGCTAATCGGAACTGCTATTGTAGAAGGTGCAGGAGTGAATCGCTCCTTAGTAGCTTACCAAGCAAACCCTAAGGCAGAAAGAGATAAGTACAATTCAGATACTGATAAAACTATGATCCAAATTTCCGTGAATACCAGAAGAGGTGTGATCGGGATCGTGAATTGGTTCGGGGTTCATACTACAAGTATGACCTTCGACAATCATTTGGTATCTACTGATAATAAAGGATACGCATCTTATCTTTCAGAATCGGAAGCTGCAAAAAGAGGACAAAAAGATTTTATAGCGATCTTTGCACAAGCAAACGAAGGAGATGTGACTCCTAACCTGAATCTGAATAATACCGGACCAGGAAAAGATATGTTCGAAAGCACCAAGATCATTGGCGAAAGACAATATCTTGCAAGTTCTAAGATCTTAAATGATGACAATCTAAGAGTATTACCTTCCGGCCTCAATTATACTCAGTCATTTATAGATATGCCAAACTCAATTGTTCGTAAGGAGTTTTCAGAAACTGGAAAAGACGAAAGAACTTGTTTGTCTGCTTACGGATATGCTCTGGCTGCAGGCTCTACGGAAGAAGGCGGAGGACATTGGCTTTTCCACGAGGGAATGAGGGATGAAGATCGGAAATTTTATATCGATTGGTTAGCTGCAAGATTATTACAAGCCCCAAGCGACGAATTGAGAGTTTGTCAAAAGCCTAAAGCAATTCTATTTCCAATGGGTGAAACAAAACCGGATCCTTCTCTTTCTCAAATTCTGCCTTTGGGACTCGCTACAATCGGCGATTTTGCATTAATCGTATCGCCTAATGAAGTCACTACGATGTCTAGCAGAAGAATGAAAGAAACAGTCAAAAAAGTTTTAGGATCTAAAATCAAAGACATAGCGCTTTCAGGGCTGACCAATGATTTCGCGGGATATATCACTACTAAAGAAGAGTATTCTACTCAACAATATGAAGGTGGCCATACACTTCATGGTCCATTTAGTTTAGATCTTTTTAGACAAGAATACGATAGGCTTGCAAATGATCTTTTACAAAACAAAACGAGTGTTCAAGGGCCATTCCCAAAAGACTTGAGTTCTACAGTTATTGGCACGGATATTCCTCATAGAGATAAGATCTCTTCTTTTGAACCTAAAATCAAAACTCCAAATGAGAATATTGCGAAAAAAGGAGAATCAGTTTCTTGTGAAGTAAGTTCCATAAATCCAAACATCTCTTATCCAAAACAAAAATCCTATTTTGATGTAGAGAAGAAAGAAGGAGATAAGTGGGTTACTACCTATACTGATTCCAGCTGGGCCACTAAATTCTATTATAAAAAATCATTCTTACCTTTGTTCGATGATAAGATCCGATTGGTTTGGGAAACGGATAAGAATGAAGCACCTGGAGTATATAGGCTAAAACATTCTTCCTTCTATATTAATAAAGAAGGGAAAGAAGTCCCATACTCCATTGATTGCCCCGAATTCGAATTAAAATAG
- a CDS encoding acetoacetate decarboxylase family protein — MKATASSKVKPKTKASKTTQHSLKKATNTKGKAQSPKRHFPAPWSLTGEGFLFPLFGRKSYNSEMAFLDEEDRKSFKGGLGSLMLVNYERSDVGPYYELLYIPGNFEYRDTNYKRITRIFVSSQTSVDEGIRNWAIPKERADFTWKKEGSVTNVEVSRDGKTFFKIKIRTLGFNFPVNTSILPYVLLQKAEDGSKLSTAFIGTGKGKFARIESVWSDETIFPDFIKGGGMKTGIGASPFHLTFPIAELVE, encoded by the coding sequence ATGAAAGCAACCGCCTCTTCCAAGGTTAAACCAAAGACTAAAGCCTCAAAAACTACACAACATTCACTTAAAAAAGCCACAAACACGAAAGGTAAGGCCCAATCGCCAAAGAGACATTTCCCAGCTCCTTGGTCATTAACAGGAGAAGGATTCCTGTTCCCACTGTTTGGTAGGAAGTCCTACAATTCAGAAATGGCATTTTTGGATGAAGAAGATCGTAAATCCTTTAAAGGAGGACTCGGTTCTTTGATGTTAGTGAATTACGAAAGATCGGATGTAGGACCTTATTACGAACTTTTATATATTCCAGGAAATTTTGAATATAGAGACACAAATTACAAAAGGATCACTCGTATTTTTGTATCCAGCCAAACTTCTGTAGACGAAGGAATTCGTAACTGGGCCATCCCAAAAGAGAGAGCAGACTTTACTTGGAAAAAAGAAGGTTCGGTAACTAATGTAGAAGTTTCCAGAGACGGAAAAACTTTTTTCAAAATTAAGATTCGTACATTAGGTTTTAATTTTCCAGTTAACACTTCTATCCTTCCTTATGTTCTTTTACAAAAAGCAGAAGATGGATCAAAACTAAGCACTGCATTTATAGGTACAGGTAAGGGAAAATTCGCAAGGATAGAATCTGTTTGGTCCGATGAAACTATCTTCCCAGACTTTATCAAAGGTGGAGGAATGAAAACCGGAATAGGAGCTTCTCCTTTTCATCTTACCTTCCCTATTGCAGAACTTGTAGAATAA